Genomic window (Deltaproteobacteria bacterium):
CTCTAACTCTGACTTGGATGAAGTGGACTAGCTCATCGACTGACACCGTCCCGTCTCCGTCGATGTCCGCCGCGCCCAATAGGCCATCAATCAGAGCGCGTGCAAAGGCACTCCCGCCCCAGCGAGCGGATTCGAAGGCCAACTGGTCTCGTCCCGTAGCGGTCAGTAGTACGAAACCTTGTCTTTCGGCAATGACCTGTGCATCTACTCCTCCCGGGCTTATCCCTCTGTGGGAAATATCCCCCAGCGCCCCTGCGTAGCAGGCATCGGCTACAAGTAGAATTTGTCGAGCATTTAGTCGGCGGATTCGATCCGCAAAGACATGCATATCGATGGAGGTCGTCGGTATCGACTCGGGATCAGAGTCCGACGCGAGAAAGTAGGCGGTGTTCGATAGCGAAACACCGCTGGCGCTGAGAAACACCCACACCTGGTCGTCGACAGACACCTCTCGTTCAAGCTCTGCCAGTTCGTCGAGGATCGCGCTGCGGGTGGCATCCGCTAGAAACCGAACAGACGCGTTTTGGTCGCGTCCAATCGCAGCTATCTCGCGCGCTGATGATACTGAGGAATTCAAGTGGGGAAAGGAGACGTAGCGATCGATTCCAATTGACAGGACGATCTTGTGCAGGGCCTGCCCGTTGGATGGTCGCGGAAGTGGACGTGCAACGGCGGTCGTTGAAATTGGACTGTTCGGCTTAGGCGGCGCCTGAACCAACTCTACGAGCGCAGGCTGCACGCTAGAAAGGTCCGGGAAGTTGGCAATGCTGAGATAGGCAATTCCAGTTCGCTTGTTGGAAATTCGCAGATGAACGAAACTTGGCGGGATGAAGATCCCCCACAGCACCGTTTCGGTTTTCGTGTCACCTAGGATTGTGTCGGCATCGGATGGCGTTGCTACCGTTTGTTGCATCGCGGCAGCAACAGCTCCGGGCCGGGATACCTTCGAAACATCGTAAAGAGTCTCAAGCAAATGGTCCTGAACATGATTGCCATCATCTCCCTTGAATTTGGCAACGAGGATCTGACAGTCTTGGCCGCCCCGTAGACGGAGCAACCAAAATTGTCCCCCGTAGTAGACAGTGTCGGCGGCTACGACCGCTACTACAACAAACCAGAACTGACGAGCACGCAGGGCCGGGCCATAGGACTTCGAATCGCCCAGCTCGCGGATCAGCCAAGCACTCCCAGCTATGACGGTGGCACCAATGAGAATAGGGAGGGGCAGGCGTGTGAGGATGTCGTCGATGGCCTTCATTCCCGGTTTCTTTTGCTGCATGTAGCCCGGAGCGACAAGAAGGCTCGCCCTGATCCGGCTAACTACAATTGGGCTGCCGAACGTTGTCGGCAAGGGCCGAAAGACTGCACGGCCTAACATGCCGGCTCATGAGCGTCGTGATAGCCTAGAACTCCGCGTGGGTACAACGGCTTGAATGACGAGTGCTGAGATGAGGTCACGCTGTGTTAGTCCGCGCGACTTGGCAGCCTAACGTACCAATCAGGGCGATCGGCGACACCGGCTCACGTCGCGCCGCGCTCTGAGGTTGTTCGAGCTAATCGCGCAGTGTCGGCGTGGCACTACGGCGCTGGCGCGAATGCGGCGAGTTGCAGCACCCAGGTGCCGCTGGTGAGCGGCGCGGTGGCGGTGTAGTTACCGGCCGATGCCGCGATGGTGTCTTCCACGAGGTCGCCGTCGGGGGTGGTGATGACGCGGCTGGTATACCCCGCTCCCGGCGCACTGAACGTGGCGCCGGTCATGCCGGCCACGAACAGCAGCGCGTTGGACGCCGCGGCGAGCGGGCCGGTGCTGGCGCTGCTCCCGACTCCGGTGGCCGATATGCCGGCCACGAACGGTGCGCTCTGGCGCAAGCCCGCGTATTCGGTGATGCGCAGATCGACGAAGACCGCGGCTTGGTCGAAGTGCACTGTCACCTGATTGCTGCCTGGCGATGCCGCTTGGATGTTGGCCGCGTAGTAGATCGCCTGGCTCATGCCGTTGCCACGGAACGTCGCCAGCGCTGGCTGGTACACGTTGCCGGCGCTGTCGCTCACCGACGTGATGCTCGCGGTCGTGTCGTTCCAACCGATGGCCAGAATGTTGGTGTCGCCCACCGTCTGCGCGCTCGCGTAGGTCGTGCTCACCACACTCTGCGGCGATTGCGGTGCGGCGTAGTTCTGCTGCACGAAGGTCGGACCGGGGCCCACCGTCGTCACGTTGAGCGCCGCCGATGGCGCCGACACGTTGTTGGCGTAATCGAAGGCGACCACCGTATAGGCGTACGCCGTCAGCGCCGTGAGCCCCGTGTCGGTCGCCGTGGTCGCCGCCATGGTGCGGATCAACACGCCGTCACGATAGAGCTGATAGCCCGCCACCGCCACGTTGTCGGTGGACGCCGTCCACGTGATCGTGATCTGCGTGTCAGTCACCCCCGAGGCCGACACGCCGCTGGGCACCGACGGCGCTTGGTTGTCTGGTGGCACCGCTGTGGCTTCGAGCACCAGCACCCAATCGCCATCGCCATCGCTGTTGGCGCCCGGCGGTGTGAAGGGCCGCGCGCCACTGTTGGCCAATGGCGAGC
Coding sequences:
- a CDS encoding caspase family protein yields the protein MKAIDDILTRLPLPILIGATVIAGSAWLIRELGDSKSYGPALRARQFWFVVVAVVAADTVYYGGQFWLLRLRGGQDCQILVAKFKGDDGNHVQDHLLETLYDVSKVSRPGAVAAAMQQTVATPSDADTILGDTKTETVLWGIFIPPSFVHLRISNKRTGIAYLSIANFPDLSSVQPALVELVQAPPKPNSPISTTAVARPLPRPSNGQALHKIVLSIGIDRYVSFPHLNSSVSSAREIAAIGRDQNASVRFLADATRSAILDELAELEREVSVDDQVWVFLSASGVSLSNTAYFLASDSDPESIPTTSIDMHVFADRIRRLNARQILLVADACYAGALGDISHRGISPGGVDAQVIAERQGFVLLTATGRDQLAFESARWGGSAFARALIDGLLGAADIDGDGTVSVDELVHFIQVRVRELTEDTQHPMRWGDSSFTLTLVGR